The Oceanispirochaeta sp. M1 genome segment TGTTCTCCATAATTGCATTGGTCATTCTGATTGCCGCCTTCTTCATATTCAGAATGATCTCCAAAGAATTGGAAAGACGCCGCCGCCTCAGAGAAGAGGAGCTGGCAAGACAGCATCAGGCTATGAGAGAACAGACCCTCAGACAGGCCGAGGAAGAAGGTATCGATGTAGAAATGTCTGTTCAGGAACGGGCACGTATGGAGATGCAGGAAAATGCCAAGAATATGGCCAGAGAGCATCCTGAAGACGTTGCCAACCTGATCAGGACATGGCTGGCGGAGGAGTAGAATGGCCAATAACCAGCAGGGTAATAATCCCTCACATAAGGAAGAACTTTCAGGAAAGCAGAAGGCAGCAATCTTTCTGGTAACCCTGGGAGCTGATATCTCCTCAGAAGTATTCAAGCATCTCAGGGAAGATGAAATAGAGATTTTGACTTTTGAAATTGCACGGCTTGAAAATATAGATTCCGAAAAGAGAGATCTGGTCCTTCAGGAGTTCCAGGAACTCATGATGGCTTCGGATTTCATATCTTCCGGTGGTATCGATTATGCTCGTGAACTTCTTGAAAAATCACTGGGTAGTCAGAAAGCGGTTGATATTATCAACCGCCTTACCAGTTCTCTTAAAACAAGGCCCTTCGACTTTGTCAGACGAACTGACCCCGCACATCTGCTTAACTTCATTCAGCAGGAGCATCCTCAGACCATCGCTCTTATCCTGGCCTACCTGGAACCTTTGAAGGCTTCACAGATTCTGAGTCAGCTACCCCAGGAAAAGCAGTCTGATGTTGCTAAAAGAATTGCAACCATGGACCGTACTTCTCCTGAAATCCTCAGAGAGGTGGAAAGGGTTCTTGAAAAGAAATTATCCTCACTTTCATCAGAAGACTATACATCGGCCGGTGGTGTGGGAAGCATTGTTGATATACTCAACCTTGTAGACCGTACAACTGAAAAGACCATTATTGAATCTCTTGAAGAAGAAGATCCGGAACTGGCAGAAGAAATCAAGAAGAGAATGTTCGTATTTGAAGATATCATCATGCTGGATGACCGTGCTGTACAGCGGGTTATGCGTGAAGTTGATACTGCCGAACTGGCCAAGGCCCTCAAGGCTGTAGATGCAGAAGTTCAGGACAAAATTTATAGAAATATGTCCAAGCGTGCTGCGGCACTTCTGAAAGAAGATATGGATTTTATGGGACCCACACGTCGCAAGGATGTGGAAGAGGCTCAGCAGAAAATCGTATCTGTTATCAGGAAACTGGAAGATCAGGGTGAAGTTGTTATCGCAAGAAGCGGTGAAGAAGACGTTCTCGTATAGCAATTTAATCCCGGGCCCATCGGCCTAAGCGAATAAAGTGCCAAAGCTCTATACGGGCTTTGGTAGTTGGAGAAAGATTATGGCTAAGAATCTGTTCAGACCCATGGAAATCGTGAACCTCACGGCACAGAAGGTGCAGATTTCTGCCCCTGTTTTTGAGGTTGAGGAAGATCTGGATGATCTGCAGGATCTCGATGAATATACCGGCCCTACTGCGGACGACCTGAGGCGGGAGGCGGAAGCCTTCAAGTTAAGCTGGGAAGATGAAAAGCAGGGCTTGATCACAAGGGCCCAGGAAGACGCCGATAGAATCAGAAAAGAGGCGGAAGAGACTGCTTTTGAAGAGGTCCGTCGTAAGACTGATCAGGCATCCCGTGAAAAAATCGAAGCCGAGAATGAGGCTGCCAGAATTCTTGAACAGGCAAAATCCGATGTCGATAAGATGATCAGTGAAGCCCGGCATCAGGTCTCCCAGATTGAAGAGGAGGCCCGTAAGAAGGGTGAGGAAGCCGGTCGTGAGGAAGGTTTTCAGGAAGGGCACAAAGAGGCCGAACGTCTGATTGAGAGACTCCACGTTATTATTGATAAGGCAATCGAAAAGCGGGAAGATATGATCAATGAAGCCGAAACCCAGATGATTGATCTGGTGCTTCTTATCTCCCGCAAGGTAATAAAGGTTATTTCTGAAAACCAGAAAAACGTTGTGGTTAACAATATTGTACAGGCACTTCGAAAGTTGAAAAGCCGGGGTGATGTGGCTGTTCGTGTGAATCTTGCAGATCTGGATCTGGCCACAGATCATACGCGTGACTTTATGAAGATGGTTGAAAATGTAAAATCAATCACAATTCTGGAAGATACCTCCGTCGATCCCGGCGGTTGTATAATTGAGACAGATTTTGGGCAGATTGATGCTCGTATCACAAGTCAGCTTAAAGAAATTGAAGAAAAAATCATGGAACTTGTACCAATCAAGGTTAAGGGTGAGCAGTAAAAGCCGCCTGATTTCATGATCAGCATGCCGCTGGGGAGGGGAACATGCTTGAACGTTATATACATACTGTTGAAGAAATAGACACGGTCAAATATCAGGGCCGTGTTATCCGGGTAAAGGGAAATCTCATTGAATCCAGCGGACCCCAGGCGGTGATCGGTGAAGTCTGCCGTATCATTATTCCACGTCTGGGGAAGGAGCACCTTGCAGAGGTCGTTGCCCTTAAGGATCAGCGGGTTCAGCTTATGCCCTACGATGATATTCAGGGAATTGAGGCGGGCTGCCCCGTAATTGCTACGGGAGAACAGCTGAGCATTCAGGTTTCAGATGATTTACTTGGAAGAGTCCTGGACGGTCTTGGTCATCCTGTAGACGGTCTGGGAGGTATAAAGGGATCATCCCGACGAACAGTTTTTCAGACTCCTCCCTCTCCTCTGACCCGAAAAGCAATTGATAATCAGATAATCACCGGTGTCCGTTCGATCGACAGCATGATCCCCCTGGGAGAAGGCCAGAGGATCGGAATCTTTGCGGGTTCGGGCGTGGGCAAATCTACACTTCTGGGTATGATTGCACGTAATACATCCGCGGATATCAATGTTATCGCCCTTATTGGAGAGCGCGGCCGCGAAGTCAGAGAATTTCTTGAAAATGATCTGGGTCCTGAAGGCCTGAAAAGATCGGTTCTGGTTGTCTCTACGGGAGATACTTCTGCACTCAGCCGTGTAAGAGGGGCCTTTACGGCTACAACCATTGCAGAATATTTCCGGGATCAGGGCAAGAATGTGATGCTCCTCTTCGATTCCGTAACCCGTCTGGCCATGAGCCAGCGAGAAATCGGCCTTTCGGTGGGGGAACCTCCGGCA includes the following:
- the fliG gene encoding flagellar motor switch protein FliG, which codes for MANNQQGNNPSHKEELSGKQKAAIFLVTLGADISSEVFKHLREDEIEILTFEIARLENIDSEKRDLVLQEFQELMMASDFISSGGIDYARELLEKSLGSQKAVDIINRLTSSLKTRPFDFVRRTDPAHLLNFIQQEHPQTIALILAYLEPLKASQILSQLPQEKQSDVAKRIATMDRTSPEILREVERVLEKKLSSLSSEDYTSAGGVGSIVDILNLVDRTTEKTIIESLEEEDPELAEEIKKRMFVFEDIIMLDDRAVQRVMREVDTAELAKALKAVDAEVQDKIYRNMSKRAAALLKEDMDFMGPTRRKDVEEAQQKIVSVIRKLEDQGEVVIARSGEEDVLV
- the fliH gene encoding flagellar assembly protein FliH, which translates into the protein MAKNLFRPMEIVNLTAQKVQISAPVFEVEEDLDDLQDLDEYTGPTADDLRREAEAFKLSWEDEKQGLITRAQEDADRIRKEAEETAFEEVRRKTDQASREKIEAENEAARILEQAKSDVDKMISEARHQVSQIEEEARKKGEEAGREEGFQEGHKEAERLIERLHVIIDKAIEKREDMINEAETQMIDLVLLISRKVIKVISENQKNVVVNNIVQALRKLKSRGDVAVRVNLADLDLATDHTRDFMKMVENVKSITILEDTSVDPGGCIIETDFGQIDARITSQLKEIEEKIMELVPIKVKGEQ
- a CDS encoding FliI/YscN family ATPase, giving the protein MLERYIHTVEEIDTVKYQGRVIRVKGNLIESSGPQAVIGEVCRIIIPRLGKEHLAEVVALKDQRVQLMPYDDIQGIEAGCPVIATGEQLSIQVSDDLLGRVLDGLGHPVDGLGGIKGSSRRTVFQTPPSPLTRKAIDNQIITGVRSIDSMIPLGEGQRIGIFAGSGVGKSTLLGMIARNTSADINVIALIGERGREVREFLENDLGPEGLKRSVLVVSTGDTSALSRVRGAFTATTIAEYFRDQGKNVMLLFDSVTRLAMSQREIGLSVGEPPATRGYTPSVFTLLPKLLERSGTAEKGTITGVYTILVEGDDMEEPITDAVRGILDGHIVLSRKLAEKYHYPAIDVLASVSRLETKIMPLRMRQNAGYIRKLLALYTEKEDLISVGAYARGSNPLVDEAIEKIDEINGFLQQKIEENAELKTTLKDAGMLCGDVLTDEDLEILDRKAKLGTDKKLRDEDLRDETISIHA